A stretch of the Thiohalospira halophila DSM 15071 genome encodes the following:
- the mobA gene encoding molybdenum cofactor guanylyltransferase MobA gives MATPDATNEVAGVVLCGGRGQRMGGRDKGLVALDGRPLAEWAARALAPQVARLCINANRNREAYGELGWPLCPDTVANFPGPLAGFLAGLGQLVEQPGTWLATVPGDTPRPPADLVERLLTAAREAGAPAALAHAGGRRQPVFALLHRDLRPWLEAALAAGNPATGAWLDEVGAVEVPFPSAEPFAGINTEAEWRRREAEGV, from the coding sequence TTGGCCACCCCTGATGCCACCAACGAGGTCGCCGGCGTTGTCCTCTGCGGCGGGCGCGGCCAGCGCATGGGCGGACGGGACAAGGGGCTCGTGGCCCTGGATGGCCGCCCCCTGGCCGAGTGGGCCGCCCGCGCCCTGGCCCCGCAGGTGGCTCGGCTCTGCATCAACGCCAACCGGAACCGGGAGGCCTATGGTGAACTGGGCTGGCCCCTCTGTCCCGATACCGTGGCCAATTTCCCCGGGCCGCTGGCCGGTTTCCTGGCCGGCCTGGGTCAGCTCGTGGAACAGCCCGGAACCTGGCTGGCCACCGTCCCCGGCGATACCCCTCGCCCCCCCGCCGACCTGGTGGAGCGCCTCCTGACAGCGGCCCGGGAGGCCGGCGCCCCGGCCGCCCTGGCGCATGCCGGCGGGCGTCGCCAGCCGGTCTTTGCCCTCCTCCACCGCGACCTGCGCCCCTGGCTGGAGGCGGCCCTGGCGGCCGGCAATCCCGCCACCGGCGCCTGGCTGGACGAAGTCGGCGCCGTGGAGGTGCCCTTCCCCTCGGCGGAACCCTTCGCCGGCATCAACACCGAGGCGGAGTGGCGCCGTCGGGAAGCCGAGGGGGTCTGA
- a CDS encoding M61 family metallopeptidase, translating to MSRDAITPLRYRVVPLRPSAHEFAVELTIPEPAADGQRLILPAWIPGSYLVRDFARHIVEIAAEDGDGVPVRLDKEDKQTWRAAPAKGPLVLRTVVHAHDPSVRSAWLDRRRGFFNGTSLFLEPEGHDHRPCELDLEPPAEGSVDGEWTVATALTPAGAAEGGFGRYRAADYATLIDSPVAMAPLARVGFEVAGIPHTIAISGHHRADLPRLAEDVRAICEEQVAVFGELPVTERYVFYLHVVGDGYGGLEHADSTALVARRDHLPRPGGDVDADGYAELLGLFSHEYFHLWNVKRIRPAAFTPYDLRGEVHTTLLWAFEGITSYYDDRALVTAGRIDREAYLERLGRVITRVMRGSGRHRQSVADSSFDAWTRFYQQDANAPNAIVSYYAKGALVALALDLLLRRDAGTRLDDVMRRLWSEYGRPGIGVPEEGVREAAEAVSGLDLGDFFARYVHGTEDPPLAELLAATGVALRTRPRGGRDDRGGTPPGDSPAPAWTGAVIADEQGRARVRTVHAGSPAEVAGLSPGDELVAVAGLRATAAGLDEILRRYPAGEALPVHALRGDELITTTLRPAEPPGDTCYLEFQPEAGEAEKQRQEEWLGHP from the coding sequence GTGAGCCGCGACGCCATCACGCCGCTTCGCTACCGGGTCGTTCCCTTGCGGCCCTCGGCCCACGAGTTCGCGGTGGAGCTCACCATCCCCGAGCCGGCGGCAGACGGTCAGCGCCTGATCCTGCCGGCCTGGATTCCCGGTAGTTACCTGGTCCGCGACTTCGCCCGCCACATCGTGGAGATCGCGGCGGAGGACGGTGACGGCGTGCCGGTCCGGCTGGACAAGGAGGACAAGCAGACCTGGCGCGCCGCCCCGGCCAAGGGTCCCCTGGTCCTCCGCACGGTGGTTCACGCCCACGACCCCTCGGTGCGCAGCGCCTGGCTGGACCGGCGCCGCGGCTTCTTCAACGGCACCTCCCTCTTCCTGGAGCCGGAGGGTCACGACCATCGCCCCTGCGAACTGGATCTGGAGCCGCCGGCCGAGGGCTCGGTGGACGGCGAATGGACGGTGGCCACCGCCCTCACCCCCGCCGGTGCGGCCGAGGGCGGATTCGGCCGCTATCGCGCCGCCGATTACGCCACCCTCATCGACAGCCCGGTGGCCATGGCCCCCCTGGCCCGCGTCGGCTTCGAGGTGGCGGGCATCCCGCACACCATCGCCATCAGCGGCCACCACCGGGCCGACCTGCCGCGGCTGGCCGAGGATGTGCGCGCGATCTGCGAGGAGCAGGTGGCGGTCTTCGGCGAATTGCCGGTTACCGAGCGCTACGTCTTCTACCTCCACGTGGTCGGCGACGGTTACGGCGGCCTGGAGCACGCCGACAGCACCGCCCTGGTCGCCAGGCGCGACCACCTCCCCCGCCCCGGCGGGGACGTCGATGCCGACGGCTACGCCGAGCTGCTGGGGCTGTTCAGCCACGAATACTTCCACCTCTGGAACGTGAAACGGATCCGGCCGGCCGCCTTCACGCCCTACGACCTGCGCGGCGAGGTCCACACCACCCTCCTCTGGGCCTTCGAGGGGATCACCTCCTATTACGACGACCGCGCGCTGGTGACCGCCGGCCGCATCGATCGGGAGGCCTATCTCGAGCGACTGGGTCGGGTCATTACCCGGGTCATGCGCGGCAGCGGCCGCCACCGGCAGTCGGTGGCGGACTCCAGCTTCGACGCCTGGACCCGCTTCTACCAGCAGGACGCCAACGCGCCCAACGCCATCGTCAGCTACTACGCCAAGGGGGCCCTGGTGGCCCTGGCCCTGGACCTGCTGCTGCGGCGCGATGCGGGCACCCGGCTGGACGATGTCATGCGCCGGCTCTGGAGCGAGTACGGCCGCCCCGGGATCGGCGTCCCTGAGGAGGGGGTCCGGGAGGCAGCCGAGGCCGTCTCGGGGCTCGACCTGGGGGACTTCTTCGCGCGCTACGTCCACGGCACCGAGGACCCGCCCCTGGCGGAGTTGCTGGCCGCCACGGGCGTGGCCCTGCGGACCCGGCCCCGCGGCGGGCGCGATGACCGCGGCGGCACCCCGCCCGGCGACTCCCCGGCACCGGCATGGACCGGCGCGGTGATAGCCGATGAACAGGGGCGCGCCCGGGTCCGGACCGTTCATGCCGGCAGCCCGGCGGAGGTGGCCGGCCTCTCCCCCGGGGACGAACTGGTGGCCGTGGCCGGTCTGCGCGCCACGGCCGCCGGCCTGGACGAGATCCTGCGGCGCTACCCGGCGGGCGAGGCGCTCCCCGTCCACGCCCTGCGCGGTGACGAACTGATCACGACGACCCTGCGACCCGCGGAGCCGCCGGGTGATACCTGTTACCTGGAGTTTCAGCCGGAGGCCGGGGAGGCCGAGAAGCAGCGGCAGGAGGAATGGCTTGGCCACCCCTGA
- a CDS encoding alpha/beta hydrolase, with protein sequence MRRGGLLLILVLGLATASAEPVERSFNGATLKADYTAPAQPGRGVVLLYPDASHPKVALWQSLQEAILRGGFGVLVVQPRGAGASCNGPWRRLHRAGMEEVGSWFDWLLRRGITRVHFLGEGRGGNQVAWFLARSRHPALGAALLLDPLVWRADRAAARYRREHGQSLEPLLERARELRNQGRADELLRGIGFLHCESVDVTAAAMLSYYADEPNLDTSRLLADLPGPAAVLVDPEHEGYGRLERAAGESGDEFHTLSADPVAGAAGAVVGFLGERGEDGGSE encoded by the coding sequence GTGAGACGCGGCGGGTTGTTACTGATACTGGTGCTGGGATTGGCCACCGCCTCTGCGGAGCCCGTGGAGCGCTCCTTCAACGGCGCGACCCTGAAGGCCGACTATACTGCGCCCGCGCAGCCGGGCCGCGGGGTCGTGCTGCTCTATCCGGATGCCTCGCATCCGAAGGTGGCGCTCTGGCAGTCCCTCCAGGAGGCCATCCTCCGGGGCGGGTTCGGGGTCCTGGTGGTACAGCCCCGGGGCGCCGGTGCCAGCTGCAACGGTCCGTGGCGCCGACTCCATCGTGCCGGGATGGAAGAAGTCGGTAGCTGGTTCGACTGGCTCCTGCGGCGGGGCATCACCCGGGTCCACTTCCTGGGCGAGGGGCGCGGCGGCAACCAGGTGGCCTGGTTCCTGGCCCGTAGCCGCCACCCGGCGCTGGGGGCGGCCTTGCTGCTGGATCCGCTGGTCTGGCGGGCGGACAGGGCCGCAGCCCGTTACCGTCGGGAACACGGGCAGTCGCTGGAGCCGCTGCTGGAGCGCGCCCGGGAACTGCGCAATCAGGGTCGGGCCGACGAACTGCTGCGCGGGATCGGCTTCCTCCATTGCGAGTCGGTGGATGTGACTGCCGCGGCCATGCTCAGCTACTACGCCGACGAGCCCAACCTGGATACCAGCCGGCTCCTCGCCGACCTGCCGGGCCCCGCCGCCGTCCTGGTGGATCCGGAACACGAGGGTTACGGGCGTCTGGAGCGAGCCGCGGGCGAGTCGGGTGACGAGTTTCACACCCTCTCGGCGGATCCGGTCGCCGGGGCCGCCGGTGCGGTGGTCGGCTTCCTGGGAGAGCGAGGGGAGGATGGCGGTTCGGAATAG
- a CDS encoding ArsR/SmtB family transcription factor has protein sequence MSEHLRQELSDQFARIGKALGNGRRLELLELLAQGERSVEALAHTSGLSVANTSQHLQQLRQAGLVEGHKTGQHVYYSLADARVVSLLDLVHQLAESRLAEVSRLVHNYLGIHDELEPVTPDDLLARAQEGLVTVLDVRPPEEFEAGHLPGAVNIPLEELEERLPELAQDRDVIAYCRGPYCLMAYEAVEQLRSAGFNARRLREGYPQWREGGWPDEKRGIADDKPDD, from the coding sequence ATGTCCGAACACCTGCGACAGGAACTCTCCGACCAGTTTGCCCGCATCGGCAAGGCGCTGGGGAACGGGCGCCGCCTGGAGCTGCTGGAACTCCTCGCCCAGGGCGAACGCAGCGTCGAGGCGCTGGCCCACACCTCCGGCCTCTCGGTGGCCAACACCTCCCAGCACCTGCAGCAGCTGCGCCAGGCCGGGCTGGTGGAGGGCCACAAGACCGGTCAGCACGTCTACTACTCCCTGGCCGACGCCCGCGTGGTCAGCCTCCTGGACCTGGTTCATCAGCTCGCCGAGTCACGCCTCGCCGAGGTCTCGCGACTGGTCCACAACTATCTCGGGATCCATGACGAACTCGAGCCGGTTACCCCGGATGACCTCCTGGCACGGGCCCAGGAGGGGCTGGTTACGGTCCTCGACGTCCGTCCGCCGGAGGAGTTCGAGGCCGGCCACCTGCCGGGCGCCGTGAACATCCCGCTGGAAGAGCTGGAGGAGCGGCTGCCGGAGCTCGCGCAGGACCGGGACGTCATCGCCTACTGCCGGGGTCCCTACTGTCTGATGGCCTACGAGGCGGTGGAACAGCTACGCTCCGCCGGCTTCAATGCCCGGCGCCTGCGCGAGGGCTATCCCCAGTGGCGCGAGGGCGGCTGGCCCGACGAGAAACGCGGGATCGCTGACGATAAACCGGACGATTGA
- a CDS encoding biliverdin-producing heme oxygenase, with translation MQTETGAMAAETLPDTDVRSLLRDATAELHADIEASAVVRRVMADTVTEADYRHLLARLHGFHRPLETGLNDFCTRTGEERPYQRRVVRLERDLRARGIDPDDLPRSPDAPRPHDRAQLLGITWVLEGSALGAQVIRRHLEARLGPAVIGPFHAAEGPAAWRSFLARLEGEVRSPGEREAALRGARVTFAGLLQWLQEAGA, from the coding sequence ATGCAGACAGAAACCGGCGCCATGGCTGCCGAAACCCTGCCGGATACGGACGTCCGGTCGCTGCTCCGGGATGCCACCGCCGAACTGCACGCCGACATCGAGGCGAGCGCCGTCGTCCGCCGGGTGATGGCCGATACGGTCACGGAGGCCGACTATCGCCACCTCCTGGCCCGCCTTCACGGTTTTCATCGCCCCCTGGAAACGGGGCTGAACGACTTCTGCACCCGAACCGGAGAAGAACGGCCCTATCAGCGGCGTGTCGTCCGCCTGGAGCGTGACCTCCGGGCGCGCGGGATCGACCCCGACGACCTCCCCCGCTCGCCCGACGCTCCCCGCCCGCACGACCGGGCACAGCTGCTGGGAATCACCTGGGTACTCGAGGGCTCCGCCCTTGGTGCGCAGGTCATCCGGCGCCACCTGGAGGCGCGCCTGGGGCCGGCCGTGATCGGCCCCTTCCACGCCGCGGAGGGCCCCGCCGCCTGGCGATCCTTCCTGGCCCGGCTGGAGGGCGAGGTTCGCTCCCCCGGGGAGCGCGAGGCCGCGCTCCGAGGGGCGCGCGTCACCTTCGCGGGGCTGCTGCAATGGCTGCAGGAGGCCGGGGCGTGA
- a CDS encoding efflux RND transporter periplasmic adaptor subunit: MRRCPPSPCARPVIPGLALSLLLALSGCGGESGEEGREAMASDRAMLVQADKAREQAVDITEHTIGRIRARTAPTLRAEVAGRVVGLEVDAGEPVRQGELLATLDAEPFRLARDAARSEVDRLRAQQRNQQRQVERLRAQAEEQYVSESELDAATTALDEIRARLAGAEARLEQAQRDLRLTRIRAPVEGRVVERHISPGDYPGVGEPLFELVAPEGLRAELPLPETAAARVEPGMGVRLWLPSAPEEVVEARVTALRERVGDASRAFDALVDFDNPGNWRDGAGVVGNIVRDHLPSAVVVDETSVVQRPAGEVVYALEDGQAVEKVVETGFRFDGQVVIREGLAAGTTIARDGADYLSDGAAVRLRGGDDG, translated from the coding sequence ATGAGAAGATGCCCACCCTCCCCCTGCGCCCGACCGGTCATCCCCGGACTGGCCCTCTCCCTCCTGCTGGCCCTGAGCGGCTGCGGCGGCGAATCGGGCGAGGAGGGCCGCGAGGCGATGGCCAGCGACCGGGCCATGCTGGTCCAGGCCGACAAGGCTCGCGAACAGGCCGTCGACATCACGGAACACACCATCGGCCGGATCCGCGCACGGACGGCGCCCACCCTGCGCGCCGAGGTGGCCGGGCGCGTCGTCGGACTGGAGGTGGATGCGGGGGAGCCGGTGCGCCAGGGGGAACTCCTGGCCACCCTGGATGCCGAGCCCTTCCGATTGGCGCGGGATGCGGCGCGCTCGGAGGTGGACCGACTCCGGGCCCAGCAGCGCAACCAGCAGCGACAGGTAGAGCGGCTGCGCGCCCAGGCCGAGGAGCAGTACGTCTCGGAGTCCGAACTGGATGCCGCCACCACCGCCCTGGACGAGATCCGGGCCCGGCTGGCCGGGGCCGAGGCGCGGCTTGAGCAGGCCCAGCGCGACCTGCGGCTGACCCGGATCCGGGCGCCGGTGGAGGGGCGCGTCGTGGAGCGCCACATCTCCCCCGGGGATTATCCCGGTGTGGGGGAGCCGCTGTTCGAACTGGTCGCCCCCGAGGGGCTGCGGGCCGAGCTTCCCCTCCCGGAGACCGCCGCCGCCCGGGTAGAGCCCGGCATGGGCGTGCGGCTCTGGCTGCCCTCCGCGCCGGAGGAGGTCGTGGAGGCCCGGGTGACCGCCCTGCGCGAGCGCGTCGGTGACGCCAGCCGCGCCTTCGATGCCCTGGTGGACTTCGACAATCCCGGCAACTGGCGGGACGGGGCCGGCGTAGTCGGCAATATCGTCCGCGACCACCTCCCCTCGGCCGTGGTGGTGGACGAGACCAGCGTGGTCCAGCGTCCGGCCGGCGAGGTGGTCTACGCCCTCGAGGATGGCCAGGCCGTCGAGAAGGTCGTGGAGACCGGCTTCCGCTTCGACGGGCAGGTGGTGATCCGGGAGGGGCTGGCCGCCGGCACCACCATCGCCCGGGACGGGGCCGACTATCTCTCCGACGGGGCCGCCGTGCGGCTGCGCGGGGGTGACGACGGATGA
- a CDS encoding bifunctional diguanylate cyclase/phosphodiesterase: protein MNHVDLDNCAQEPIATPGSIQPFGALLVLEPADYTIRFASANAGDHLPGAPDVASLPGRPLTDWLPCAGTLARMDRALEQRPRATATLSVGEAKNPAALHLTGHRSAEGLVVELERLPDCGAEATEQKVDRLDRFLQQLATWHDPDSLLAFAAGELREAAGVARAMVYRFDADYNGTISSELTDGRPQRYQGQRFPASDIPEQARTLYRHNRVRVIPDTAYTPVPLLAEEGRTEAPDLGLALLRSVSPIHLEYLGNLDVRATLALSILDEQGDLWGMLVCHHDEPRDFPPAVRDYGAMLGELLSAHLPLLRLRREQETVERGLERVNELLADLPRADDLIPYLHRQSEALLAAFAADGMMLCLRGECHTMGEQPPAGIRSALETAVDSRGDGERIFATSKLGELAGHNGTGWAAGALYVPLANHGNDYLCFLRREQIETIDWAGNPNKAVERNPDTGRLSPRKSFDLWQEEVRGQSLAWQGHHIKMAEKLSQLVGLHQGYKVRQALETEARLHHQAHHDALTGLPNRVLLLDRIEQAMERVGRHGHSLGLLFTDLDGFKAINDSLGHDAGDRVLVEVANRLSAELRDCDTLARLGGDEFVILAEAGSPAEAREALGGIAERVIATVARPLEKESGSPRLGTSIGIAHYALPEAGSASVSAEQLLREADVAMYEAKRTGRNRYAFASDD from the coding sequence GTGAACCACGTCGATCTGGACAACTGCGCTCAGGAGCCCATCGCCACCCCGGGGAGCATCCAGCCCTTCGGCGCGCTGCTGGTGCTGGAGCCAGCGGACTACACCATCCGGTTCGCCAGCGCCAATGCCGGCGACCACCTCCCGGGCGCGCCGGATGTGGCCTCCCTCCCGGGCCGGCCGCTAACGGACTGGCTACCCTGCGCCGGAACGCTCGCGAGGATGGACCGGGCGCTGGAGCAGCGGCCCCGGGCGACGGCGACTCTATCCGTCGGCGAGGCCAAGAACCCTGCCGCCCTCCACCTCACCGGCCACCGCAGTGCCGAGGGACTGGTGGTGGAACTGGAGCGCCTGCCGGACTGTGGCGCCGAGGCCACCGAGCAGAAGGTGGACCGCCTGGACCGGTTCCTGCAGCAGCTCGCCACCTGGCACGACCCCGATTCACTCCTGGCCTTCGCCGCGGGGGAACTGCGCGAGGCTGCCGGCGTGGCGCGGGCCATGGTCTACCGCTTCGATGCCGACTACAACGGCACCATCTCCAGCGAACTCACCGACGGCCGGCCCCAGCGCTACCAGGGTCAGCGCTTCCCGGCCAGCGACATCCCGGAACAGGCCCGTACGCTCTACCGCCACAACCGGGTGCGCGTGATCCCCGACACCGCCTACACCCCGGTCCCGCTGCTCGCCGAGGAGGGCCGCACCGAGGCCCCCGACCTCGGCCTGGCGCTGCTGCGCAGCGTCTCCCCCATCCACCTGGAATACCTGGGCAATCTCGACGTCCGCGCTACCCTGGCCCTCTCCATCCTCGACGAGCAGGGCGACCTCTGGGGCATGCTAGTCTGCCACCACGATGAGCCGCGGGACTTTCCCCCGGCGGTTCGCGATTACGGCGCCATGCTGGGCGAGCTCCTCTCCGCCCACCTCCCCCTGCTGCGCCTCCGCCGGGAGCAGGAGACCGTGGAACGGGGGCTGGAGCGGGTCAACGAACTTCTGGCGGACCTGCCCCGGGCGGATGACCTCATTCCCTACCTGCACCGGCAGAGCGAGGCGCTCCTGGCGGCCTTCGCCGCCGACGGGATGATGCTCTGCCTCCGGGGCGAGTGCCATACCATGGGCGAGCAACCGCCGGCGGGGATCCGGTCAGCACTGGAGACCGCCGTCGACAGTCGGGGCGACGGGGAGCGGATCTTCGCTACCAGCAAGCTGGGGGAGCTGGCCGGCCACAATGGGACCGGCTGGGCCGCGGGGGCCCTCTACGTCCCCCTGGCCAACCACGGCAATGACTACCTCTGCTTCCTCCGTCGGGAGCAGATCGAGACCATCGACTGGGCCGGCAATCCCAACAAGGCGGTGGAACGCAATCCCGATACCGGCCGGCTCTCCCCGCGCAAGTCCTTCGACCTGTGGCAGGAAGAGGTCCGCGGCCAGAGCCTCGCCTGGCAGGGGCACCATATCAAGATGGCCGAGAAGCTGTCGCAACTGGTGGGGCTGCACCAGGGCTACAAGGTCCGCCAGGCACTGGAGACCGAGGCCCGGCTCCACCACCAGGCCCACCACGACGCCCTCACCGGACTGCCCAACCGGGTCCTGCTACTGGATCGCATCGAGCAGGCCATGGAGCGAGTCGGCCGGCACGGCCACAGCCTGGGGCTGCTGTTCACGGACCTCGACGGCTTCAAGGCGATCAACGACTCCCTGGGCCACGACGCCGGCGATCGCGTGCTGGTAGAGGTGGCCAACCGCCTGTCGGCCGAGCTGCGCGACTGCGATACCCTCGCCCGCCTGGGCGGCGACGAGTTCGTCATCCTCGCGGAGGCGGGCTCGCCCGCCGAGGCACGAGAGGCCCTGGGCGGGATTGCCGAGCGCGTCATTGCGACCGTGGCGCGCCCCCTGGAGAAGGAATCCGGCTCACCCCGCCTGGGGACCAGCATCGGCATCGCCCATTACGCCCTGCCGGAGGCAGGGTCCGCCTCGGTCAGCGCGGAGCAGCTCCTGCGCGAGGCGGATGTCGCCATGTACGAGGCCAAGCGCACCGGCCGCAACCGCTACGCCTTCGCCAGCGACGACTGA
- a CDS encoding TetR/AcrR family transcriptional regulator, which yields MGTESETVRRGQGIVAILETAEHLFATNGFDGVSLSAIAEAAGTSKANILYHFRSKEVLYQAVLENACREGLEALRQELDSEGDAVEERLRRFARQHLKHLFEREDLSRLVLREIQDRDNPRGRELAENVLASHFRYVVSIIEDSQAGGVFRQDFDPGVLVSALVGADLFFFMNREVLEESTDGTVKGQPERYSDALVDILLQGILRHPA from the coding sequence ATGGGTACGGAGTCGGAGACGGTCCGGCGCGGTCAGGGCATCGTCGCGATCCTGGAGACCGCTGAGCACCTTTTTGCCACCAATGGCTTTGACGGGGTCTCGTTGAGCGCCATTGCCGAGGCGGCCGGTACCAGCAAGGCGAATATCCTCTACCATTTCCGGAGCAAGGAGGTTCTCTACCAGGCGGTCCTGGAGAACGCCTGCCGCGAGGGGCTGGAGGCGCTGCGCCAGGAGCTGGATTCCGAGGGCGATGCCGTGGAGGAACGGCTGCGCCGTTTTGCGCGGCAGCACCTCAAGCACCTGTTCGAGCGCGAGGACCTCAGCCGGCTGGTGCTGCGCGAGATCCAGGATCGGGACAATCCGCGGGGCCGTGAACTGGCCGAGAACGTCCTGGCAAGCCACTTCCGGTACGTGGTCTCCATCATCGAGGATAGTCAGGCGGGAGGCGTCTTCCGCCAGGACTTCGATCCGGGGGTTCTGGTCTCCGCCCTGGTCGGTGCCGACCTCTTCTTCTTCATGAACCGCGAGGTCCTGGAGGAGAGCACGGATGGCACCGTGAAGGGCCAGCCGGAGCGTTACAGCGATGCCCTGGTGGATATCCTGCTCCAGGGTATCCTCCGCCATCCCGCGTGA
- a CDS encoding response regulator: MGMESFHVLVADDLRSMRNVIKSILRNIGFATIYDAEDGQQSLHLLRNETIHLVVCDWNMPRMTGLELLEAMRADSNLADIPFIMVTAENSKERITQAIEAGTDEYVVKPFNEETLRKKIANALRRHSP, encoded by the coding sequence ATGGGGATGGAGAGTTTCCACGTCCTGGTGGCCGATGACCTGCGCTCCATGCGCAACGTCATCAAGTCCATCCTGCGCAACATCGGCTTCGCCACCATCTACGACGCCGAGGATGGGCAGCAGTCCCTCCACCTCTTGCGCAACGAGACCATCCACCTGGTGGTCTGCGACTGGAACATGCCCAGGATGACCGGTCTGGAACTGCTGGAGGCCATGCGCGCCGACAGCAACCTCGCCGATATCCCCTTCATCATGGTCACCGCCGAGAACAGCAAGGAGCGCATCACCCAGGCCATCGAGGCCGGCACGGATGAATACGTGGTCAAGCCCTTCAACGAAGAGACCCTGCGCAAGAAGATCGCAAACGCGCTCCGACGCCACAGCCCGTAG